One Miscanthus floridulus cultivar M001 chromosome 11, ASM1932011v1, whole genome shotgun sequence DNA window includes the following coding sequences:
- the LOC136491630 gene encoding mitochondrial outer membrane protein porin 1-like, which translates to MFDCSLNAAYMLAVTASSTKKADLIFGEIQSQIKNKNITVDVKANSESNIITTVTVDEIATPGLKTILSFAVLDQRAGKVEPQYLHDYAGVNASIGLTANPVVNLSAAFGTKALAVGADVSLDTATGNLTKYNARLRFTHEDLIASLTLNNRGDSLTGAYYHKVSELSNIAVGAELTHSFSTNENTLNFGGQHALDPLTVLKARTNNSGKASALIQHEWSPKSLVTISAEVDTKTIEKSSKVGIAVALKP; encoded by the exons ATGTTTGATTGTTCTCTTAATGCTGCCTACATGCTT GCTGTCACTGCTTCTAGCACAAAGAAAGCTGACCTGATCTTTGGTGAGATACAATCACAGATAAAGAACAAGAACATTACGGTAGATGTGAAAGCAAACTCAGAGTCAAAT ATCATTACTACAGTTACTGTTGATGAGATTGCAACTCCAGGACTGAAAACCATCCTTAGCTTTGCTGTTCTTGATCAGAGGGCTGGAAAG GTTGAGCCTCAGTATTTGCATGATTATGCTGGAGTTAATGCAAGCATTGGTCTGACAGCCAATCCGGTAGTCAACCTCTCTGCTGCCTTTGGCACTAAGGCTCTTGCAGTTGGTGCAGATGTCTCACTTGATACTGCCACTGGGAACTTAACCAAATACAACGCTAGACTGAGATTCACTCATGAAGACCTCATCGCATCCCTGACCCT GAACAACAGGGGAGACAGCCTTACTGGAGCTTACTACCACAAGGTGAGCGAATTGAGCAACATAGCTGTTGGGGCAGAGCTTACCCACAGCTTCTCGACCAATGAAAACACCCTCAACTTTGGCGGGCAGCACGCTCTGGACCCACTAACCGTCTTGAAGGCCCGCACCAACAACTCTGGCAAGGCCAGCGCCCTCATCCAGCATGAGTGGAGCCCAAAGTCACTGGTCACCATCTCGGCCGAGGTCGACACAAAGACCATCGAGAAGAGCTCGAAGGTCGGGATTGCCGTGGCCCTCAAGCCCTGA
- the LOC136494434 gene encoding uncharacterized protein isoform X2, with protein sequence MDMEDASGSSSSPAILRNKYWILRHGRSVPNERGLIVSSLENGTKPEFGLAPQGVEQARAAGEQLRKELEEIGVPVDSVKIRYSPFSRTTETARVVATVLGIPFEGPSCEAVLGLRERYFGPSYELLSHDKYADIWSVDEAHPYMAPEGGESVADVASRFSAVLSSTETEFHGSTILIVSHGDPLQIFQAVLSGAKENLSFLDNLTNLKVKDTMVASILSQHRQSLSDLACMAL encoded by the exons ATGGATATGGAGGATGCGAGCGGCAGCTCGTCGTCTCCAGCCATCCTACGGAACAAGTACTGGATCCTCCGCCACGGCCGCAGCGTCCCCAACGAGCGCGGCCTCATCGTCTCATCTCTG GAGAACGGCACGAAGCCGGAGTTCGGGCTGGCCCCGCAGGGGGTGGAGCAGGCGCGCGCGGCCGGCGAACAGCTCCGGAAG GAGCTTGAGGAGATTGGTGTGCCGGTGGATTCTGTCAAGATTCGTTACTCGCCGTTCTCACGGACCACCGAGACGGCTAGAGTGGTCGCCACTGTGCTTGGCATCCCCTTTGAGGGTCCTAGTTGCGAA GCAGTGCTGGGGCTTCGTGAGCGCTACTTTGGGCCATCATATGAGTTACTTTCACATGATAAG TATGCAGACATATGGTCAGTAGATGAAGCACATCCCTATATGGCTCCTGAAGGTGGCGAGAGTGTCGCAGATGTTGCTAGTAGATTTTCAGCTGTGCTGTCATCTACAGAGACAGAGTTTCATGG CTCTACAATTCTTATTGTCAGCCATGGTGATCCACTGCAAATCTTTCAAGCTGTCCTTAGTGGAGCCAAGGAGAACTTGTCTTTCCTCGACAATCTGACCAACCTGAAAGTGAAAGACACGATGGTGGCATCCATTCTGTCACAGCATC GTCAGAGTTTGAGCGATTTGGCTTGCATGGCCTTGTAA
- the LOC136494434 gene encoding uncharacterized protein isoform X1 → MDMEDASGSSSSPAILRNKYWILRHGRSVPNERGLIVSSLENGTKPEFGLAPQGVEQARAAGEQLRKELEEIGVPVDSVKIRYSPFSRTTETARVVATVLGIPFEGPSCEAVLGLRERYFGPSYELLSHDKYADIWSVDEAHPYMAPEGGESVADVASRFSAVLSSTETEFHGSTILIVSHGDPLQIFQAVLSGAKENLSFLDNLTNLKVKDTMVASILSQHRKFALITGELRQVV, encoded by the exons ATGGATATGGAGGATGCGAGCGGCAGCTCGTCGTCTCCAGCCATCCTACGGAACAAGTACTGGATCCTCCGCCACGGCCGCAGCGTCCCCAACGAGCGCGGCCTCATCGTCTCATCTCTG GAGAACGGCACGAAGCCGGAGTTCGGGCTGGCCCCGCAGGGGGTGGAGCAGGCGCGCGCGGCCGGCGAACAGCTCCGGAAG GAGCTTGAGGAGATTGGTGTGCCGGTGGATTCTGTCAAGATTCGTTACTCGCCGTTCTCACGGACCACCGAGACGGCTAGAGTGGTCGCCACTGTGCTTGGCATCCCCTTTGAGGGTCCTAGTTGCGAA GCAGTGCTGGGGCTTCGTGAGCGCTACTTTGGGCCATCATATGAGTTACTTTCACATGATAAG TATGCAGACATATGGTCAGTAGATGAAGCACATCCCTATATGGCTCCTGAAGGTGGCGAGAGTGTCGCAGATGTTGCTAGTAGATTTTCAGCTGTGCTGTCATCTACAGAGACAGAGTTTCATGG CTCTACAATTCTTATTGTCAGCCATGGTGATCCACTGCAAATCTTTCAAGCTGTCCTTAGTGGAGCCAAGGAGAACTTGTCTTTCCTCGACAATCTGACCAACCTGAAAGTGAAAGACACGATGGTGGCATCCATTCTGTCACAGCATCGTAAGTTTGCACTCATCACTGGAGAGCTGCGCCAAGTTGTGTAA